From the genome of Longispora fulva:
TCGTAGGAGAAGCCGACCTGGTCGAACTCGACGGCCGGGCCGCCGACCGGCACCCCCGCCGCCCCCGTGTCATGGTCGGTCTCCGCCGGCAGGGTCAGGATCTCCTCGATCCGCTCGAGCGCGCCGAGCCCGGCCTGCAGCTGCGTGTACGCCTGGAGCGCGCCGCCGAGCGGCATCACGAGGAAGAACAGGAACAGGATGAACGCGACCAGGTCGCCGACCGTGATGTGTCCACTGGCGACCCGGGCGCCGCCCACGCCCAGCACCAGGAGGAAGGAGCCCTGGATCGCGGTCACGACCGTGGGGCGGATGAAGGCCTGGAGCCGGGCGATCCGCAGGCCCGCGTCGTAGGCGTCGCGGGCGCTGGCGGAGACCACCTCGGTCTCGCGCGCCTCGGCCCGGCTGGCCCGGATGGTCCGGGCGGCGGAGATGGCCCGCTCGACGGCGGAGGTCATCTCCCCGACCCGGGTCTGGGCCTCCAGCGACGCCTTGCGGACCTTGCCGGCGAAGCCGATCCCGGCGGCCAGCCCGGCGGCGAGGCCGACGAGGGTGACCGCGAACAACAGCGGATCCAGCACGATCATTGCGGTGGCCGAGCCGAGGACCATGACGGCGCCGGAGACGATCTCGAACAGGCCGGAGGTGACCACGGCCCGCAGCAGGGTGGTGTCCGCGCCGACCCGGGAGAGCAGGTCCCCGACCCGCCGGCGGTCGTACTCCACGATCGGCAGGCGGAGCAGGTGGCCGGTCAGTCGGCGGCGCGACGACAGCACGATGCCCTCGGCCGTGCGCTGCAACAGATACTCCCGGACGCTGTCGACGACCGACGCGCCGATCAGCAGCCCCACCAGGATCAGGACGAACCGGCCGAACGACTCACGGGCGCCGATCGCGTTCAGCAGCTCGCGGGTGACGAGTGGCTGCACCAGGGTGCCGGCGGCGGCGACCAGCGAGAGCACGGCGACCACGGCGAGGGTGCCGCGGTACGCGCGCAGGTAGGGCAACAGCGACCGCAATCCCACGGTGGGTCTGGGCTTCGACTCCGACATTGCTGCCTCCCGATCAACGTCTTCGAGGGTATCCGGCCCCGCGCGTCCGGCAGTCGGTCCCGAGAACGAGACGGGTCCCCTTCGGAGGGAGGACACGGACGGTCGCGATCGGGTGCCCGGCGGTCCGAAAGGGCGGTGCCGGGCCACGTTTGTCCCGTGCCGTTGACAGCGACGAAGATCAGTGGTTGATTCGTTAGGCAACCTTCCTAACCTTCCCCCTCAGGAGGTACCCCTCATGCGGATCACCCATCGACTCGTCGGGCTGGCCACGGCGGTGACCCTCGTCGCGGCGGCTCCCCTCGCCCTCGCGAGCTCCGCCTACGCGCAGTCCGAAGCGCTCGGATCCCACGTCACCGCCGCGCACGTCGACCTGACCGACCCGCACAAGAAGGACATCGCCATGCAGCTGGTGTCCAGCGCTGAGAACTCCTCGCTGGACTGGAAGGCGCAGTACAAGTACATCGAGGACATCAAGGACGGGCGCGGGTACACGGCCGGGATCATCGGGTTCTGTTCCGGCACCGGGGACATGCTCGACCTGGTGGAGCTGTACGCCCAGCGCAAGCCGGGCAACGTGCTGGCCAAGTATCTGCCGGCGCTGCGCAAGGTCAACGGCACCGAGTCGCACGCCGGCCTCGGCTCGGCCTTCGAGAAGGACTGGAAGACCGCCGCCAACGACGCCGCCTTCAAGAAGGCCCAGGACGACGAGCGCGACCGGGTGTACTTCACCCCGGCCGTCAACCAGGCCAAGGCCGACGGCCTGTGGGCCCTGGGTCAGTTCGCCTACTACGACACCATCGTGATGCACGGCGACGGTGGCGACCGCGACAGTTTCAGCTCGATCCGGAAGAACGCGCTGAAGAAGGCCAAGCCGCCGTCGCAGGGCGGGGACCAGGTGGCCTACCTCAACGCGTTCCTCGACGCGCGCAAGGTCGCCATGAAGCACGAGGAGGCGCACGCCGACACCAGCCGGGTCGACACCGAGCAGCGGGTGTTCCTCAAGGCCGGCAACCTCGACCTGAACCCGCCGCTGAGCTGGAAGGTCTACGGCGACCCGTTCCACATCGCCAGCTAGTCACCGGCACGGCCGGCGCGCGGGCAGCGGAGGTCGCTGTCCGCGCGCCGTCGCGTCGGGCACGGCCCGGTGTCACAGGGGGCCCGGCAGGTCGGCGGGTTCCGCGCGCACCAGGCCGGCCCCCGTGGTGAGCAGCGTGACCGCGAGGACCAGCACCCCGTACCCGATGATGAGCCACCAGGGCAGATCCGCCGCGCCGAGCGGGCGGGCGGTCGCCGCCAGCGCCGAGGCGACCAGCGCCCCGGCGACGGCCACCCCGAGGGACTGGCCGACCTGCCGGCTGGTGGACGCGATCGCCGCGGCGACCCCGGCCTGGGCGCGGGGCATGCCCGACACGGCCGTCTGGGTGACCGGCGGGTTGACCACGGCGAAGCCGAACCCGAAGACGGCGTAGGCCGCGATCAGCCAGCCCAGCGGCGTCGTGGCCGTCACCGGGAGCATCATCAGGCCGCTGGCGGCGATGGCGGCGCCCGCGAGCAGCAGCGGGAGGCGCGGGCCCCGGCGGCCGACGAGCCGGCCGGACAGCGGGCCGAAGACCAGCACCATGGCGGCCATCGGCAGGACGGCCAGGCCGGCGTGCGCCGCGGACAGGCCCCGCACGGTCTGCAGGTAGAGCGTGTTGAGGAACAGGAACCCGCCGAGCGCCGCGAACGAGCTGACCGCGATCAGCGTGGCCCCGGAGAACGGGGCGCTGCGGAAGAACCGCAACTCCAGGAGCGGGTCGGCCCGGCGCGGTTCGTACAGCAGCAGGGCGGCCAGTGCCGCGGCGGCGAGCGCGAACAGGCCAACGATCAGCGGCGAGGACCAGCCGGCCACCGGGCCCTCGATGATCGCGGAGGTCAGGGAGCCCAGCAGCGTGATCACCAGGGCCTGGCCGACCAGGTCGGGCCGGCGGGGGCGGGGCGCGCGCGACTCGGGCACGAACAGCGCGGTCAGCACCACCGCCGCGAGCCCGATCGGGATGTTGATCCAGAAGATCGCCCGCCAGCCGACGGTACCGACGAGCAGGCCGCCGACCACCGGGCCGAGCGCCATGCTGATCCCGACCACGCCGGACCACACGCCGATCGCCCGGGCCCGCTCCCGGGGCTCGGTGAACGTGTTCGTG
Proteins encoded in this window:
- a CDS encoding ABC transporter ATP-binding protein, which codes for MSESKPRPTVGLRSLLPYLRAYRGTLAVVAVLSLVAAAGTLVQPLVTRELLNAIGARESFGRFVLILVGLLIGASVVDSVREYLLQRTAEGIVLSSRRRLTGHLLRLPIVEYDRRRVGDLLSRVGADTTLLRAVVTSGLFEIVSGAVMVLGSATAMIVLDPLLFAVTLVGLAAGLAAGIGFAGKVRKASLEAQTRVGEMTSAVERAISAARTIRASRAEARETEVVSASARDAYDAGLRIARLQAFIRPTVVTAIQGSFLLVLGVGGARVASGHITVGDLVAFILFLFFLVMPLGGALQAYTQLQAGLGALERIEEILTLPAETDHDTGAAGVPVGGPAVEFDQVGFSYENGDPVLRDVSFTVPYGTRTALVGPSGAGKSTLLSLVERFYELESGQLRVAGRDVRDQPRDELRSHLGYVEQEAPVLAGTLRDNLLLASPSATDAQMADVLAAVNLTDLIDRTPLGLDAQVGEGGVLLSGGERQRLAIARTLLSAPPILLLDEPTSNLDARNEAALRQAISAVAENRTLIVVAHRLSTVVDSDQIVVLEHGKVVAVGRHAELLESSPLYRELAAHQFLVAADS
- a CDS encoding chitosanase produces the protein MRITHRLVGLATAVTLVAAAPLALASSAYAQSEALGSHVTAAHVDLTDPHKKDIAMQLVSSAENSSLDWKAQYKYIEDIKDGRGYTAGIIGFCSGTGDMLDLVELYAQRKPGNVLAKYLPALRKVNGTESHAGLGSAFEKDWKTAANDAAFKKAQDDERDRVYFTPAVNQAKADGLWALGQFAYYDTIVMHGDGGDRDSFSSIRKNALKKAKPPSQGGDQVAYLNAFLDARKVAMKHEEAHADTSRVDTEQRVFLKAGNLDLNPPLSWKVYGDPFHIAS
- a CDS encoding MFS transporter; this translates as MSDRRRGLVLAICCMSLLIVGLDNTIVNVALPAIQREFHATVSDLQWTIDSYVVVLASLLILSGSTADRLGRRRTFQVGLVLFTGGSFLCGLAPSLGWLVAARIVQAVGGSMLNPVAMSIITNTFTEPRERARAIGVWSGVVGISMALGPVVGGLLVGTVGWRAIFWINIPIGLAAVVLTALFVPESRAPRPRRPDLVGQALVITLLGSLTSAIIEGPVAGWSSPLIVGLFALAAAALAALLLYEPRRADPLLELRFFRSAPFSGATLIAVSSFAALGGFLFLNTLYLQTVRGLSAAHAGLAVLPMAAMVLVFGPLSGRLVGRRGPRLPLLLAGAAIAASGLMMLPVTATTPLGWLIAAYAVFGFGFAVVNPPVTQTAVSGMPRAQAGVAAAIASTSRQVGQSLGVAVAGALVASALAATARPLGAADLPWWLIIGYGVLVLAVTLLTTGAGLVRAEPADLPGPL